One Serpentinicella alkaliphila DNA segment encodes these proteins:
- a CDS encoding Na+/H+ antiporter NhaC family protein: protein MGGARAVAEALAKRAKSPISAQLVTWVLGLFIFFDDYANALIVGPIMRPVTDKMKISRERLAFIIDATAAPIAGLALISTWIGYEIGLIKDAYGSIGQEVNAYGVFISTIPYRFYNILILAFIVISAVLLKEFGPMYNAEKRARTTGKVLADGAKPMATEEATDLEPKPGTKLSVWNAIIPIGVLIISAFAGFYYNGYLELLEDPEMIEMIKNAPLSMAAIRETFGASDASIVLFQAALFGSIVALVMGIRQKIFTISEGIETWITGMKSLVITGVILLLAWSLSGVIKELGTNWYLVSKLGDALPAFILPSLIFILGSAISFATGTSYGTMGILMPLTIPLAFAINPDQNFIIMCVGAVLTGAIFGDHCSPISDTTILSSMGAACDHMDHVKTQIVYALTVALVTVVFGYIPVGLGLPVILVLPVAIVVIAGIIHVFGKSVKEKDLEKATA from the coding sequence ATGGGTGGTGCAAGGGCCGTAGCTGAGGCCTTAGCTAAAAGAGCAAAATCACCTATTAGTGCTCAATTAGTAACTTGGGTATTAGGTTTATTTATTTTCTTTGATGATTATGCAAATGCATTAATCGTTGGTCCAATTATGAGACCAGTTACAGATAAAATGAAAATTTCTAGAGAACGTCTAGCTTTTATTATTGATGCTACTGCGGCCCCAATTGCTGGACTTGCATTAATATCTACGTGGATAGGTTATGAGATTGGATTAATAAAGGATGCATATGGAAGTATAGGGCAAGAGGTTAATGCATATGGAGTGTTTATTTCAACAATTCCATATCGTTTCTACAACATATTAATTTTAGCATTTATAGTAATATCAGCTGTGCTTTTAAAAGAATTTGGTCCAATGTATAATGCAGAAAAACGTGCAAGAACAACAGGTAAGGTTTTAGCCGATGGTGCAAAGCCTATGGCAACAGAAGAAGCCACAGACCTTGAGCCAAAACCAGGCACAAAGCTTAGTGTTTGGAATGCTATTATACCTATTGGTGTATTAATAATATCTGCTTTTGCTGGATTCTATTATAACGGTTATTTAGAATTGCTTGAAGATCCAGAAATGATTGAGATGATTAAAAACGCGCCACTTTCAATGGCTGCTATTAGAGAAACTTTTGGGGCGTCTGATGCGAGTATAGTATTATTCCAGGCTGCGTTATTTGGAAGTATAGTTGCCCTAGTAATGGGTATAAGGCAAAAAATATTTACTATTTCTGAAGGAATTGAAACTTGGATTACAGGTATGAAATCCCTTGTAATTACAGGAGTTATATTATTACTAGCTTGGTCATTGTCTGGTGTAATTAAAGAATTAGGTACTAACTGGTATTTAGTTTCTAAACTAGGAGATGCATTGCCAGCGTTTATTTTACCATCGTTAATATTTATTTTAGGGTCTGCTATTTCATTTGCGACAGGAACGTCTTATGGAACTATGGGTATTTTAATGCCATTAACAATTCCATTAGCTTTTGCAATAAATCCAGATCAAAACTTTATAATTATGTGTGTTGGGGCGGTTTTAACAGGAGCAATTTTCGGAGATCATTGTTCACCAATATCCGATACAACAATTCTATCTTCTATGGGGGCTGCCTGTGATCATATGGATCACGTAAAAACTCAAATAGTGTATGCTTTAACGGTAGCGCTTGTTACAGTAGTATTTGGATATATTCCAGTTGGATTAGGTTTACCTGTAATACTAGTTCTTCCAGTAGCTATAGTTGTTATTGCTGGTATTATTCATGTATTCGGTAAATCGGTTAAGGAAAAAGATCTAGAAAAGGCTACAGCTTAG
- a CDS encoding SIMPL domain-containing protein codes for MNKIKFFKFLTVVVVSILLIASFVLGSQNNTSIANATSKEQNGVITVSGEGVIKVKPDIAYISLGVQTQNSNAKVAQSDNATKMNNVMAALKQQGIKDEDIQTIQYNIYPNHRYNPNTGQSTVDGYVVQNTVRVIIRDINSVGTVIDAVAKNDSNILNSIEFSISDSSKYYAEALTKATKDAKAKAEVIAKSVDVKISKPTKIIEAGQSEPVLYNTRALMDAKLETATAISAGMLEVKASVIAEYSY; via the coding sequence ATGAATAAAATTAAGTTTTTTAAATTTTTAACAGTAGTAGTAGTTTCAATACTTCTAATAGCTTCGTTTGTTTTAGGTAGTCAGAATAATACAAGCATAGCAAATGCTACTAGCAAAGAACAAAATGGTGTAATTACTGTTAGTGGTGAAGGGGTTATTAAGGTAAAGCCTGATATTGCTTATATTTCATTGGGGGTACAAACACAAAATTCAAATGCAAAAGTTGCACAATCGGATAATGCAACAAAAATGAATAACGTAATGGCTGCTCTAAAACAACAGGGCATTAAGGATGAAGATATTCAGACAATTCAGTACAATATATATCCGAATCATAGATATAATCCTAATACAGGGCAATCGACGGTAGATGGATATGTAGTGCAAAATACAGTAAGAGTTATAATTAGAGATATAAATTCAGTAGGTACTGTAATTGATGCTGTAGCAAAAAATGATAGTAATATTTTAAATAGTATAGAGTTTTCAATAAGTGATTCAAGTAAATACTATGCTGAAGCATTAACGAAGGCAACTAAAGATGCTAAGGCAAAAGCAGAGGTTATAGCCAAATCTGTAGATGTTAAAATTTCTAAACCTACAAAAATAATAGAGGCTGGTCAATCAGAGCCAGTGTTATACAATACTAGAGCTTTAATGGATGCAAAGTTAGAAACAGCAACAGCCATTTCAGCAGGAATGCTTGAAGTTAAAGCATCAGTTATTGCAGAGTATTCATATTAA
- a CDS encoding GyrI-like domain-containing protein, which produces MKHEWRKQQKNLYISGQKPELITVPEQKFLMIKGNRNPNSEDFSNRIEVLYSLSYAIRMMPKQGYTPEGYFEYTVYPLEGLWDLTEKGRKLDTLDKDELLYTIMIRQPDFVTKEIVDRAFENVRKKKPNPLLDEVSFDTIKDGLSVQILHMGPYDDEPRSFKKMKEFIEENQLQIVTLIHREIYLSDARKVEPDKLKTVLRYNVKRI; this is translated from the coding sequence ATGAAGCATGAGTGGAGAAAGCAACAAAAAAATTTATATATATCAGGGCAAAAACCAGAATTAATAACAGTTCCAGAGCAAAAATTCTTAATGATAAAAGGCAACAGAAATCCAAATAGTGAAGACTTTTCAAACAGAATCGAAGTTCTTTATTCATTATCTTATGCCATAAGAATGATGCCAAAGCAAGGATACACCCCTGAAGGTTATTTTGAATATACAGTATATCCATTAGAAGGACTATGGGATTTAACAGAAAAGGGGAGGAAATTGGATACCCTCGATAAAGATGAATTATTATATACTATTATGATTAGGCAACCTGATTTTGTAACGAAAGAAATAGTAGATAGGGCTTTTGAAAACGTAAGAAAAAAGAAACCTAATCCACTACTTGATGAGGTATCATTTGATACGATTAAAGATGGTTTATCAGTTCAAATCCTTCACATGGGGCCCTATGATGATGAACCACGAAGTTTTAAAAAAATGAAAGAATTTATTGAAGAAAACCAACTTCAAATAGTAACCCTTATACATAGAGAAATTTATCTTTCGGATGCTAGAAAAGTTGAACCTGATAAATTGAAGACAGTTTTAAGGTATAATGTAAAAAGAATATAG
- a CDS encoding NAD(P)/FAD-dependent oxidoreductase: MNFDIVIVGAGPAGIFTALELVKQKSDKKIIIVEKGASIEKRSCPKEITKTCVFCKPYCHITTGFSGAGAFSDGKLSLSYEVGGELPELIGNKKADEFIKYTDNIYLEFGADTKVEGLENTEAIKEIRLKAIEAGLKLVDCPIRHLGTEKAQDLYFRIQNYLMDNGVEIRFGTIVKDLVIENGAINGVIASDLKKKEEDYTILGENIIVAAGRKGADWLKDMCLKHDISHCAGTVDIGVRVEVRNEVMEKVNSVLYESKLIGYPAPFRNKVRTFCQNPGGFVSQENYDNDLAIVNGHSYKDRKSNNTNLAILSSHNFLEPFNQPIEYGKKVAELVNMLGNGNILVQRYGDILDGKRTWQKELDQSNVEPTLPDAVAGDITSAIPYRPMMNILNFIEAMNVVVPGFASRETLLYGPEIKFYSNKINVDKNDFQTNIEGLYCLGDSSGWTRGLMMASVMGVIMGRNLINS, from the coding sequence ATGAATTTCGATATAGTTATTGTTGGGGCGGGGCCTGCAGGTATTTTTACTGCCCTAGAGCTTGTTAAACAAAAAAGTGATAAAAAGATTATTATCGTTGAAAAGGGAGCTAGTATAGAAAAAAGAAGTTGTCCTAAAGAGATAACTAAGACATGTGTATTCTGTAAGCCTTACTGTCATATAACTACAGGTTTTTCAGGTGCAGGTGCATTTTCAGATGGAAAACTATCCTTAAGCTATGAAGTAGGTGGCGAGCTACCAGAACTTATAGGTAATAAAAAAGCTGATGAGTTTATAAAATATACTGATAATATTTATTTAGAATTTGGTGCTGATACAAAAGTAGAAGGGCTAGAAAATACAGAAGCTATTAAGGAAATAAGATTAAAGGCTATAGAGGCTGGGTTAAAGCTTGTAGATTGTCCTATAAGACATCTAGGAACCGAAAAAGCTCAAGACCTTTACTTTAGAATACAGAACTATCTTATGGATAATGGTGTGGAAATAAGGTTTGGTACAATAGTAAAAGATTTAGTTATTGAAAATGGAGCAATTAATGGAGTAATAGCTTCTGATTTAAAGAAGAAGGAAGAAGATTACACTATTTTAGGTGAAAACATAATTGTTGCTGCTGGAAGAAAGGGTGCAGATTGGCTTAAGGATATGTGTTTAAAGCATGATATAAGTCATTGTGCTGGTACGGTGGATATAGGTGTTAGAGTAGAGGTTAGAAATGAAGTAATGGAAAAAGTAAATAGTGTTCTTTATGAATCAAAGCTTATTGGTTATCCAGCACCTTTTAGAAATAAGGTTAGAACTTTCTGTCAAAACCCAGGTGGATTTGTAAGTCAAGAAAACTATGATAACGATTTAGCTATAGTTAATGGACATTCATATAAGGATAGAAAATCAAATAATACTAATTTAGCTATTTTAAGTTCACATAATTTTCTAGAGCCCTTTAATCAACCAATTGAATACGGTAAAAAGGTTGCAGAATTAGTGAATATGCTAGGTAATGGAAACATTTTAGTACAAAGATATGGGGATATATTAGACGGTAAAAGAACATGGCAAAAGGAATTAGATCAATCAAATGTGGAGCCTACATTACCGGATGCTGTAGCAGGAGATATTACATCTGCTATACCTTACCGCCCAATGATGAATATATTAAACTTTATTGAAGCTATGAATGTAGTAGTACCTGGTTTTGCTAGTAGAGAAACTTTATTATATGGACCAGAAATAAAGTTTTATAGCAACAAAATAAATGTTGATAAAAATGATTTTCAGACAAATATTGAAGGACTATATTGTCTAGGGGATTCCAGTGGATGGACTAGGGGTCTTATGATGGCTTCTGTTATGGGAGTAATAATGGGAAGGAACCTAATAAATTCATAA
- a CDS encoding exodeoxyribonuclease III, with translation MKLISWNVNGIRACVEKDFLGFFEREDADIFCIQETKVQEGQIILELKDYYQYWNYAEKKGYSGTAIFSKIEPISVKYGIGVNELDNEGRVITLEFESFYLITVYSPNSQRGLARLGYRMKWEDEFIKYLKTIEQHKPVIFCGDLNVSHKEIDLKNPKSNRKSAGFTDEERGCFDKLIENNFIDTFRYIYPDKEDAYTWWSYFSKARERNIGWRIDYFCTSDKLKDDLKDAIIYSDVFGSDHCPVGIEIF, from the coding sequence TTGAAATTAATTTCTTGGAATGTAAATGGTATTAGAGCATGTGTAGAAAAAGATTTTTTAGGCTTCTTTGAAAGAGAAGACGCAGATATATTTTGTATTCAGGAAACTAAAGTGCAAGAGGGCCAAATAATACTAGAGTTAAAAGATTACTATCAATATTGGAACTATGCTGAAAAAAAGGGTTATTCAGGTACTGCCATATTTTCAAAAATAGAACCTATAAGTGTCAAGTATGGAATAGGTGTTAATGAACTTGATAATGAAGGAAGAGTTATAACTTTAGAGTTCGAAAGCTTCTACTTAATCACTGTATATAGCCCCAATTCTCAAAGGGGACTTGCTCGGTTAGGATATAGGATGAAGTGGGAAGATGAGTTTATTAAATACTTAAAAACAATTGAACAACACAAACCAGTTATATTTTGTGGAGATTTAAATGTTTCCCATAAGGAAATAGATCTTAAGAACCCCAAAAGCAATAGGAAGAGTGCAGGGTTTACAGATGAGGAAAGAGGTTGCTTCGATAAATTAATTGAAAATAATTTCATTGATACATTTAGGTACATTTATCCGGATAAAGAAGATGCATATACATGGTGGTCCTATTTCAGTAAAGCTAGAGAAAGAAATATTGGTTGGAGAATTGATTATTTTTGTACATCTGACAAACTTAAAGATGATTTAAAGGATGCTATTATCTATAGTGATGTTTTTGGCTCAGATCATTGTCCTGTTGGAATAGAAATTTTTTAG
- a CDS encoding GGDEF domain-containing protein codes for MKRPNSNNVLNPVLICSIFILLTGIFGIYGLVGIYQNGLFISIILVGTSILNILILWLRKNNERGLINGLLWLLLSNLFILLVTHELFKYGGIPLRGISYLSIYCHFLKGIKKKIVINRTEADSLKASLIEEYNQKMEKQLSNMQLKQESIIVSNQYDTMTTAYNKKAILEVLNSLLSLVKKPMSVLMIDIDNFKQINDTYGHIVGDNCIKNVVDIMQNSVRKADYIGRYGGDEFLVVLPNTSSDEAKSIAEKLRTKIIQQSDYNITISVGIACYPEDGNKTTELIEKADKGLYASKRKGKNSVCYIK; via the coding sequence GTGAAAAGGCCTAATAGTAATAATGTACTGAATCCAGTGTTGATTTGTAGTATTTTTATTTTATTAACAGGAATTTTTGGTATATATGGTTTAGTAGGAATTTATCAAAATGGGTTATTTATAAGCATAATCTTAGTTGGTACATCAATACTTAATATTTTAATATTGTGGTTGAGAAAAAATAATGAAAGAGGATTAATAAATGGATTACTATGGTTATTGTTAAGTAATTTATTTATTTTATTAGTAACTCATGAATTATTTAAATATGGCGGTATTCCTTTAAGAGGTATAAGCTATTTATCCATATATTGTCACTTCCTAAAGGGTATTAAGAAAAAAATAGTCATTAATAGGACTGAAGCAGATTCTTTAAAAGCATCTTTAATCGAGGAATATAATCAAAAAATGGAGAAGCAGTTATCAAATATGCAGCTGAAACAGGAGAGTATTATTGTATCAAATCAATATGATACTATGACTACGGCATATAATAAGAAGGCAATTCTAGAAGTTTTAAATAGTTTGCTTTCCTTAGTAAAAAAACCAATGTCTGTATTAATGATAGATATAGATAATTTTAAACAGATAAATGATACGTATGGACATATTGTTGGGGATAATTGCATTAAGAATGTGGTTGATATTATGCAAAATAGTGTAAGAAAGGCTGATTATATTGGAAGATATGGAGGAGATGAATTTTTAGTAGTTTTACCTAACACTAGTAGTGACGAAGCTAAAAGTATTGCTGAAAAACTTAGGACAAAAATTATCCAGCAAAGTGATTATAATATTACTATTTCTGTTGGAATAGCTTGTTATCCAGAGGATGGTAATAAGACCACTGAGCTAATTGAAAAGGCGGACAAGGGATTGTATGCATCCAAAAGAAAAGGGAAAAATTCAGTATGCTATATTAAGTAA
- a CDS encoding YjiH family protein: MIKQNSKFSTGNLLRFLIPSIIGVILFMTPISYLGEITIPVAIFSKYVQNLLADILPTIITILICSTAIISLITSIFKPSYTLNKSFLKGLFHVTTFWLMMRVFGALFAISTLLEIGPEFIWFEYTGGLLLLDLLPILFAVFLFAGLFLPLLLEFGLLEFFGALLTKIMRPIFTLPGRSSIDCVASWLGDGTIGVILTSKQYEEGYYSEREAAVIGTTFSAVSITFSLVVISQVNLAHLFVPYYLTIIIAGIVAGIIIPRIPPLSKKPNNYYENTSNNINETIPKGFTSFQWGLNQAIEKASEGMSLKQFMKGGMKNVFEMWFGVMPVVMALGTIALIIAEFTPLFTWLGMPFIPILNLLRIPEATEASQTLVVGFADMFLPSVIGARIESELTRFVIATVSVTQLIYMSEVGGLLLGSKIPVSIKDLILIFIQRTLITLPIVALAAHIIF; this comes from the coding sequence ATGATAAAACAAAATTCTAAATTTAGTACTGGAAATTTGTTAAGATTTCTTATACCTTCAATTATAGGTGTAATTCTTTTCATGACTCCAATTTCATATTTAGGTGAAATTACTATTCCTGTCGCTATTTTTTCAAAATACGTCCAAAATTTATTAGCAGACATATTACCAACAATCATTACAATATTAATATGTTCAACAGCAATTATCAGCTTAATAACTAGTATCTTTAAACCATCATATACATTAAATAAATCTTTTTTAAAAGGATTATTTCATGTAACTACTTTTTGGTTAATGATGAGGGTATTCGGTGCATTATTTGCAATCTCTACACTATTAGAAATTGGACCGGAATTTATTTGGTTTGAGTACACTGGTGGGTTATTGTTATTAGATTTACTACCAATACTATTTGCTGTATTTTTATTCGCAGGTCTTTTCTTACCTTTACTATTAGAGTTTGGGTTATTAGAATTTTTCGGTGCTTTACTAACTAAAATAATGCGTCCTATTTTTACACTCCCAGGTCGCTCTTCGATTGACTGTGTAGCTTCATGGCTAGGAGATGGGACTATTGGAGTTATTTTGACTAGTAAGCAATATGAAGAGGGTTACTATTCAGAAAGAGAAGCTGCTGTTATAGGGACAACCTTCTCTGCAGTATCTATTACATTCAGTTTAGTTGTAATTTCTCAAGTAAACTTAGCACATTTGTTTGTTCCATACTATTTAACTATTATTATTGCTGGTATCGTAGCAGGAATCATTATTCCTAGAATACCACCCTTATCTAAAAAGCCTAATAACTACTATGAGAATACAAGTAACAATATTAATGAAACGATCCCTAAAGGATTTACCTCATTCCAATGGGGATTAAATCAAGCTATTGAAAAGGCAAGTGAAGGAATGTCTCTAAAGCAATTCATGAAGGGTGGAATGAAAAACGTTTTTGAAATGTGGTTTGGAGTTATGCCTGTTGTAATGGCATTAGGTACAATAGCTCTAATTATCGCTGAATTTACTCCATTGTTTACATGGTTAGGTATGCCTTTTATTCCCATTCTAAATCTGTTACGTATACCTGAGGCCACAGAAGCTTCACAAACATTAGTTGTAGGATTTGCAGATATGTTTCTTCCCTCAGTAATTGGTGCTAGAATAGAAAGTGAGTTAACTCGTTTTGTTATTGCTACAGTTTCTGTAACCCAATTAATTTATATGTCAGAAGTTGGTGGATTACTATTAGGTTCTAAGATTCCGGTTTCAATCAAAGACTTAATACTTATATTCATACAACGTACTTTAATTACTTTACCAATCGTTGCTTTAGCTGCTCATATTATATTTTAA
- a CDS encoding ABC-F family ATP-binding cassette domain-containing protein gives MSILTVKNLSHGFGDRAIFNNVSFRLLKGEHIGLIGANGEGKSTFMNIITRKLEPDEGNIEWAKNVRIGYLDQHTVLEKGKSIRDVLRTAFQYLFDMEIEMNNICDKMADASPEELEKLLEELGTLQDTLTNNDFYIIDAKIDEIGRGLGLEDIGLDKDVHDLSGGQRTKVLLAKLLLEKPDILLLDEPTNYLDEQHIEWLKRYLQEYENAFILISHEIPFLNSVINLIYHMENQELNRYVGDYNNFMQVYEAKKQQLESAYKRQQQEIADLKDFVARNKARVSTRNMAMSRQKKLDNMDVIELAKEKPKPEFSFKEARTSGKLIFETRDLVIGYTEPLSKPLNLRMERGQKIALIGANGLGKTTLLKSILGQIPSITGSVELGDYLHIGYFEQEIKEANYKTCIDEVWQDFPSYTQYEVRAALAKCGLTTKHIESKVVVLSGGEQAKVRLCKLINRESNILILDEPTNHLDVDAKEELKRALKAYKGSLLIICHEPDFYHDIVTDVWNCENWTTKIV, from the coding sequence ATGAGTATTTTAACTGTAAAAAACTTGAGTCACGGGTTCGGAGATAGGGCAATTTTTAATAATGTATCCTTCCGATTATTAAAAGGAGAGCACATAGGATTAATTGGTGCTAACGGTGAAGGTAAATCTACCTTTATGAATATAATTACTAGAAAGCTAGAGCCAGATGAAGGAAATATTGAATGGGCAAAAAATGTTAGAATAGGATATTTAGACCAACATACAGTACTTGAGAAAGGTAAAAGCATCAGGGACGTTTTAAGAACAGCATTTCAATATCTTTTTGATATGGAAATCGAAATGAACAATATATGTGACAAAATGGCTGATGCATCACCAGAAGAATTAGAAAAGTTACTTGAAGAATTAGGTACACTTCAAGATACTCTAACCAACAATGATTTCTATATTATAGATGCTAAAATCGATGAAATTGGTCGAGGTTTGGGATTAGAAGACATTGGTCTAGATAAGGACGTTCATGATTTAAGTGGTGGACAAAGGACAAAAGTTTTACTTGCAAAGCTTCTATTAGAAAAACCTGATATTCTTCTTCTAGATGAACCTACAAACTACCTAGATGAACAACATATTGAATGGCTTAAGAGATATTTACAAGAATATGAAAACGCATTTATATTAATATCCCATGAAATCCCATTCCTTAATAGTGTAATAAATCTAATATACCATATGGAAAATCAGGAGCTTAACAGATATGTGGGTGACTACAATAACTTTATGCAGGTCTATGAAGCAAAAAAACAACAACTTGAGTCTGCATATAAAAGACAACAACAGGAAATTGCTGATTTAAAGGATTTTGTTGCTAGAAACAAAGCTAGAGTTTCTACAAGAAACATGGCAATGTCTAGACAGAAAAAACTTGATAATATGGACGTTATAGAGCTTGCTAAAGAAAAACCTAAACCAGAGTTTAGCTTTAAAGAAGCTAGAACTTCTGGCAAACTAATTTTTGAGACTAGAGATTTAGTTATAGGGTATACTGAACCACTTTCTAAGCCTCTAAACCTTAGAATGGAAAGAGGTCAAAAAATTGCACTTATAGGTGCTAATGGTTTAGGGAAAACAACACTTTTAAAGAGTATTCTAGGACAAATACCTTCAATTACTGGTTCTGTAGAATTAGGTGATTATCTGCATATTGGATATTTTGAACAGGAAATAAAGGAAGCAAATTATAAAACATGTATAGATGAAGTTTGGCAGGACTTCCCTTCCTATACTCAATATGAAGTTAGAGCTGCTCTTGCTAAATGTGGTTTAACGACAAAGCATATCGAAAGCAAAGTAGTTGTACTAAGTGGTGGAGAGCAGGCAAAAGTTAGACTTTGCAAATTAATAAATAGAGAATCTAATATTCTAATATTAGATGAGCCTACTAACCATTTAGATGTTGATGCTAAAGAAGAACTCAAAAGAGCCCTTAAAGCATATAAAGGTAGTCTATTAATTATCTGTCATGAACCTGATTTTTATCATGATATTGTTACTGACGTTTGGAATTGCGAAAATTGGACAACTAAAATAGTTTAA
- a CDS encoding cold shock domain-containing protein, with product MVGKVKWFNAEKGFGFIEREDGDDVFVHFTAIQGSGFKTLQEGQQVEFDIVDGNRGPQAANVTAK from the coding sequence ATGGTAGGAAAAGTAAAATGGTTTAATGCAGAAAAAGGTTTTGGATTCATCGAGCGTGAAGATGGAGATGACGTATTCGTACATTTCACAGCAATCCAAGGATCAGGATTCAAAACTCTTCAAGAAGGTCAACAAGTTGAGTTTGATATCGTTGATGGAAACCGTGGACCACAAGCTGCTAACGTAACAGCGAAATAG
- a CDS encoding DEAD/DEAH box helicase codes for MKTFAEFEISKEILKAITDMGFEEATPIQQQTIPTALEGKDVIGQAQTGTGKTAAFGIPLVEKADSNNPQIQGLVLTPTRELAMQVAEELNKIGNIKGIRALPIYGGQDINRQMKALKKNPQIIVATPGRFMDHMRRKTVQLKGINLVVLDEADEMLNMGFVEDIETILKEVPTERQTLLFSATMPKPIQALAHKFMSEPEFIAVKSSEITVPNIVQEYIEVPEKQKFDVLCRLLDIQGPELAIVFGRTKRRVDELSEALSKRGYGAEGIHGDLTQSKRDSVLRKFKEGTIEVLVATDVAARGLDISGVTHVYNFDIPQDPESYVHRVGRTGRAGNTGLATTFVSPREISFLKTIERVAKRKIDKKPIPSFAEAIEGQQRLAVEKLLQIVRENSLKAYKAIAEQLLEETDSVTLVSAALKMMTKEPNTAAVMITEEAPLRTKKPRPEGSGGGRHRSNKGRSDNKSDRNDRNDRNDRGDRNDRGDRNDRGDRNDRNKKPRGGSNENFGNKGNFPKKKKK; via the coding sequence TTGAAAACATTTGCAGAGTTTGAAATTAGTAAAGAAATACTTAAAGCCATTACAGATATGGGCTTTGAAGAAGCAACACCTATTCAACAACAGACTATTCCTACTGCACTAGAAGGAAAAGATGTTATTGGGCAGGCACAAACAGGAACTGGAAAAACTGCAGCCTTTGGAATTCCACTTGTTGAGAAGGCAGATAGTAATAATCCACAAATACAAGGATTGGTTTTAACGCCGACTAGAGAGTTAGCTATGCAGGTTGCAGAGGAGCTAAACAAAATTGGAAATATAAAAGGAATTCGTGCACTGCCTATTTATGGTGGACAAGACATAAATAGGCAGATGAAGGCTTTAAAAAAGAACCCACAGATTATTGTTGCAACACCTGGTAGATTTATGGACCATATGAGAAGAAAAACTGTCCAGCTTAAAGGAATCAACTTAGTTGTATTAGATGAGGCTGATGAAATGTTAAATATGGGTTTTGTTGAAGACATAGAGACAATATTAAAAGAAGTGCCAACAGAAAGACAAACCTTACTATTCTCAGCAACAATGCCAAAACCAATTCAAGCATTAGCGCATAAATTTATGAGTGAGCCTGAATTTATTGCTGTAAAATCTTCAGAGATAACTGTACCGAACATAGTACAAGAATATATAGAAGTGCCAGAGAAACAAAAATTCGATGTTCTTTGTCGTTTGCTAGATATTCAAGGTCCAGAGCTTGCAATTGTCTTTGGAAGAACTAAAAGAAGAGTTGACGAACTATCAGAAGCTTTATCTAAAAGAGGATATGGTGCAGAAGGTATACATGGGGATTTAACACAGAGTAAGAGAGATAGCGTATTGCGTAAGTTTAAAGAGGGAACGATAGAAGTGCTGGTAGCAACAGATGTGGCTGCAAGAGGTCTGGATATTTCTGGAGTAACTCACGTATATAACTTTGATATACCTCAAGATCCTGAGAGTTATGTTCATAGGGTAGGGAGAACTGGTAGAGCTGGTAATACAGGTTTAGCAACAACTTTTGTTTCTCCTAGAGAGATTAGCTTCCTAAAAACTATTGAAAGAGTTGCTAAAAGAAAGATTGATAAAAAGCCTATTCCTTCTTTCGCTGAGGCTATAGAAGGTCAACAAAGATTAGCTGTAGAAAAATTACTTCAAATTGTAAGAGAGAATTCTCTTAAAGCATACAAAGCTATAGCTGAACAATTACTTGAAGAAACTGATTCTGTAACCTTAGTGTCAGCTGCATTAAAAATGATGACAAAGGAACCGAATACAGCAGCGGTAATGATTACCGAAGAGGCCCCTCTTAGAACTAAGAAGCCAAGACCAGAAGGTAGTGGTGGCGGACGACATAGATCAAATAAAGGTCGATCTGATAATAAGTCCGATAGAAATGATAGAAATGATAGAAATGACCGTGGCGATAGAAATGACCGTGGCGATAGAAACGACCGCGGTGATAGAAATGATCGTAACAAGAAGCCTCGCGGTGGTTCCAATGAAAATTTCGGAAACAAAGGAAACTTCCCTAAGAAGAAGAAAAAATAA